In the Clostridium gelidum genome, TAAGAAGTATCATTTACAAAATTTATTTGTAAGAATGATAAATTTCTTTATATTGAAACCTTCATATAGAAAAATTATTTTAAAAGGCAAAGAAGATAATTTTAAGAGTGTATATAGTAATCTTAGGGAAAGGGGTTTAGTGGAATAAGTTTTGCAGAAAGTCAATTAGTAAATATAAATTTTAAAAGAAAGTGAGGTAATCATGAGTGAAAAAAATTGTTGTAGCTATAGGTATCTTTTTAATAATAATAGTGATGGTATTTATAAAAAGAGCTTATAGTACTAAAGATGATTATGATGTGCCTGTTAATTTAGAAGTGACTAGTACTGCATTTGAAAATAATGGGGAAATGCCAATAAAATATACTGGAAAAGGTGAAGATATTTCTCCACTTTTAAAATTTGATACAATTGATATTGATGCAAAAACAATTGCAATTATTATGGATGATTTAGATAACCCTATAGGAGTGTATAACCACTGGGTAATTTGGAATATACCTGCAAGATTTGATAATATACTAGAAGGTGTTCCAAAAGAAGAAGTTGTAAATTCTCTAGGTGAAGCTATACAAGGAAAGAGTGGATATGAAGGTAAACATTGGTATAGAGGACCATTACCACCCTTTGGAACACATAGATATATATTTAAGGTATATGTTTTAGATACAACATTAAACTTGAGTAACGATGCTGGTAAGTCTGAGTTACTAAAAGCAATGAAGGAACATATATTGCAATATGGAACATTAACGGGTAAATTTAGTGGTTAGAACGCTGGTGCTATTCATTTTCTAAAAGCTTTTTATTCTCAATAATATTTGCTATAGCGGTTTCAATATCCTTATGAATTTGTATAACTTCTTCGTCATTAAAGTAATTATCCCAATACATATAAGAAAATGTAATAGCCTGCCAATCAAGATAGTCTGATACATATAAATTCATAGGTAGAATGTCATTTTCACATGATTGGTGATGTATTGTTGCAACTGAAGCAGATGGCTTTTTGTTTTGACAAAAATACGAAAAGGAAAACTGAGGAATATACTTGCCGTATTTTCTTTCGTGTGACTCAGAAGATATTTTTGTGATCCAATCGAAATTTTTATGCTTATAATAATCTGTGGACTGTTTTTGAACTGACTTAAGCAAATCAAAAAAATCATTATATATAGTGAAATCAAAAATTACTGGAACTGCGATTTCATAAGTACCTATGCTATTTTTTTCATTTGCTCCTAAACGATTTCCAATAGGGATTTCAAAGTAAAAACGCTTGCATCCGGTTTTGTCAGTTATAATTTGTGCAAGAACTACAACAATCAAAATATGTGGTGAAATATTGTTTTTAGAGCAATACTCAAATAACTCCTCTTTTAGTTTTTTGCTTGTCTGAAAAGTCAAATCTTTAATTGGAGAATAATTTGTATCAATAACATCCCTAAAGAGATAATCACTTTTAGAAATTTCTAAAAATCTATCTTCCCAAAATTTTTCATCTATAAGATATTTTTGACTTTCATTATAACTCTTTATATTATCTAAATGGTTGTAAAAAGGGTGCCATTTTATTTCTTCATTTTTGTTGAGTAAAATCTTTTGAATCTTCTCAGATAATAATAACGCTGATGTCCCATCAAATATTATGTGATTAAAACTAAAGTGTAAATGATAATAAGAACCTGCAATTGAAAAAATAAATATGTAATAAAGTTTATCTCTATTGTTTATTTTTGTTTTTCTGACTTGGTTGCAAAAGCTTTCATATTCTTTTTCACTAGAAAAACTGAAAATAGGAAAATCATGCTTATCATATGGTAGGAATTCCATATACTGACGGCTGTTTTTTACAATACATCTTGCCCCAAAAACATCAGATTCCTTTATACATTTATCAATTGCAAAGGAAAGTTCATCAGAAGAAAAGCTTTCTGAAAATTCCATGGAATATGATATTTGTATAGGGATACTCTTGTTTGCTTCATTAATATTAAAAATATATTGTTGTTCATCACAAATCTGTAGAATACGCATAAATAATATAGCCTCCTTCTAATTTCAATAATTAAACATCATCTAAAAAATTCTCATTTTTATTACAATCCTTTTTGTCAAGATTAAACATTAGGAATAATACTGTTAAAGCAAGGAAACTAACGCCAATTATCAAAAAAACCTTCTTTATACCAAAAATCATGGCAAAGGCAAATATGTAGGATTGACCCATACCAGCAATACCGATAACAATATTGCTGAACGCAAGAGTGCTACCTTGCCCGTATTTGATTGATTCAGGCAACTGAGTAAGATAGATGTTCTGCACCGATTGAAAAAAGCTATCGGCAAAGGCAAAAGCAACACAGGAAATCACAAGTCCAAAAACAGATTGATTAAGCCCGTAATATATTATTGCGCTAGACACAACAACTGTGGATATAATAAGTACAATATAGGAATTAAATATAGAAAGAAGCTTTTTTGTAAGAAACGGACCAAGACAAATGGATATTAGTCCAAAAGCAATTACAATATATGAAATTGATTGTTCGCTAAGACCATAGCCATTTCCTGCCAGTGGAAGGAAATAGTCAATAAATCCTAAACATAGGAAATATGGCACAGCTAAAAAGAAAACATAACCTATTACTTTTTTATTCCTCACAAAACTAAAAAAACTCATGCCAGCATTATCTTCGACTAAATCTGTAGTAACGGGAACATTATTCTTGTTGTAAAAAAGAATGGATGTACAAAAAAGAATAATGAGGATAATAGCGGAAACAACATATACACCTCGATAACCGAAGTAGGCCATTACAGTAGCACCCATGCCAACGCCAAAAATAATTCCAGCTTGGCCACCTGCACTGCTCATGGTAAATCCTTGCGTTACACGTTCTTCATCAGGTTGCATAGCTACCATGGTATCCAAGACATTGAGTATCATACCTACACCGGCTCCAAATAAACTTCTAGCAATAAGGAACTGTAAAAACGTGGTAGAGGTAGCTGCAGTCAGCTCGCCGGCTATAGCAAGAATGGCACTGATGGCAAGTAACCGATGAAGTGGAATTTTCTTTGCAAGATTGCCAGAAACAAAGGCAAAGATGCCAACAAACAAAAGAGTGGCTGAATAGGAAATTGCCACAGCAATCTCTTTTGGAATACCAAAGGTTTCACTGTATAATTGCATAGCAAACAGCGGACCACAGACTATGGATATGGAGTAGGCAGTTTGACCCAAAAACATTTGAGTTCTAACGCAGCCTGAGTCAATTAGTTGACCAGGTGCTAAAGAACGCTTTGAGAAAAACATCTTTATAAAAAAGATAATTTCTTTTAAAAACAGTAAGGAAAGCAGCAAAACTACAGCTATTGAAATAATGATTTCTGTTTGCTTTACTCGCATTTCTTTAATAAAATGT is a window encoding:
- a CDS encoding YbhB/YbcL family Raf kinase inhibitor-like protein — protein: MKKIVVAIGIFLIIIVMVFIKRAYSTKDDYDVPVNLEVTSTAFENNGEMPIKYTGKGEDISPLLKFDTIDIDAKTIAIIMDDLDNPIGVYNHWVIWNIPARFDNILEGVPKEEVVNSLGEAIQGKSGYEGKHWYRGPLPPFGTHRYIFKVYVLDTTLNLSNDAGKSELLKAMKEHILQYGTLTGKFSG
- a CDS encoding condensation domain-containing protein encodes the protein MRILQICDEQQYIFNINEANKSIPIQISYSMEFSESFSSDELSFAIDKCIKESDVFGARCIVKNSRQYMEFLPYDKHDFPIFSFSSEKEYESFCNQVRKTKINNRDKLYYIFIFSIAGSYYHLHFSFNHIIFDGTSALLLSEKIQKILLNKNEEIKWHPFYNHLDNIKSYNESQKYLIDEKFWEDRFLEISKSDYLFRDVIDTNYSPIKDLTFQTSKKLKEELFEYCSKNNISPHILIVVVLAQIITDKTGCKRFYFEIPIGNRLGANEKNSIGTYEIAVPVIFDFTIYNDFFDLLKSVQKQSTDYYKHKNFDWITKISSESHERKYGKYIPQFSFSYFCQNKKPSASVATIHHQSCENDILPMNLYVSDYLDWQAITFSYMYWDNYFNDEEVIQIHKDIETAIANIIENKKLLENE